DNA from Elaeis guineensis isolate ETL-2024a chromosome 2, EG11, whole genome shotgun sequence:
TCCAATTTCTCTCACACCCGGATGCACTACAAGTTTGGTTTAAAACACGAATAGCTAACTTTTGCAAATTAGGTGCACAACTTCCATAGGTGACCCACCATTCATCTAGATACAAAATATTGTATTTGTTAAAATAGAATGTAATTGAAAAAACTTTATATCAATAAAACTAATGAAAGCATAAGAACATAACTAAGGAACAAGCTTACCTGGAGCCAAGCGACTTCGATCATTTATAGCCGATGAGCGTCCAAAGTCATTTTCTGCATTTCTAAATAATCTCATCTCATTAGTTAAGTTCCCCTGCAAGGTTGGATTACCAAATGAATATCTCTCTATGACATCTAAGAGTCCAGAAACACTACGAGGATGTTTATCCATAAGTTCTGAGTCATATTGAAAACATGGATTCAACCAAAACCCAgctgcatgaagattttggtgtAATTGCAAATCCCATCGAGAATCAACTATTCTCAAATAAGGTTCAACTACAATCTTTCTCCTTCTAAATCTCTTGATCATTTCATCTCTAGCTTGATGCATAGTATGATACAAGTAACCCATTGAAGGTCTATCATCACTGTCAACAATCCTCAAAACTCGAATTAAAGGCTCTGTTAGTTTAACAATGGTTGCACATTCATTCCAAAAAAGAGAATTAAGCACGTCATCGGTGAACTTTTTTCCTTTACTATCTTTAGCATAAGCTGAAGTTGTCCACTCTCTAGAAGTCACCATTGCTCTTAATGCATCTTTGTGGCCCAATATGCTTTGTAAAACAATAAAATTGGTAGCAAAACGTGTAGGTGCCGGACGAATTATCTCCTTTCCACCAGTAAATT
Protein-coding regions in this window:
- the LOC140855339 gene encoding uncharacterized protein: MRKFTGGKEIIRPAPTRFATNFIVLQSILGHKDALRAMVTSREWTTSAYAKDSKGKKFTDDVLNSLFWNECATIVKLTEPLIRVLRIVDSDDRPSMGYLYHTMHQARDEMIKRFRRRKIVVEPYLRIVDSRWDLQLHQNLHAAGFWLNPCFQYDSELMDKHPRSVSGLLDVIERYSFGNPTLQGNLTNEMRLFRNAENDFGRSSAINDRSRLAPDEWWVTYGSCAPNLQKLAIRVLNQTCSASGCERNWSIFEHIHSKKRNRLEHQRLNDLVFVHYNLRLQQRFYFKGRNYDPIDFELFGDNDAWILVDEPSELTSEELETFHRELASCSIQENNNNDILNLEDLDGDDGENDGNDANRREDGGDENIATQEDVFANIDINFSPLT